A genome region from Blautia coccoides includes the following:
- a CDS encoding deoxyuridine 5'-triphosphate nucleotidohydrolase translates to MRRIAKFHKVSREQFAKGWKDTFDKATEAEIQAVYDSIQLPKRATAGSAGYDFYSPLSFELKPGETVKIPTGVRAEMDEGWVLKLYPRSGLGFKYRLQLNNTVGIIDSDYFYSDNEGHIFVKITNDSNEGKTVCVEAGTGFAQGIFVEYGITVDDDVCEVRNGGFGSTTK, encoded by the coding sequence ATGAGAAGAATAGCAAAGTTTCATAAAGTGAGCAGAGAACAGTTTGCAAAAGGATGGAAAGATACCTTTGACAAAGCCACAGAGGCGGAGATCCAAGCAGTATATGACAGTATCCAGCTTCCTAAGAGAGCAACTGCGGGGAGTGCCGGGTATGATTTTTACAGCCCCCTCTCTTTTGAACTGAAACCGGGTGAGACCGTAAAAATCCCCACAGGGGTCCGGGCTGAGATGGATGAAGGATGGGTACTCAAATTGTATCCGAGAAGCGGGCTGGGATTCAAATACCGTCTGCAGCTCAACAATACAGTTGGCATTATCGACAGCGATTATTTTTACTCAGACAATGAGGGCCATATCTTTGTAAAGATAACCAACGATTCCAACGAAGGAAAAACAGTGTGCGTGGAGGCCGGCACCGGCTTTGCACAGGGAATCTTTGTGGAATACGGAATTACCGTTGATGACGATGTGTGTGAAGTCAGAAACGGAGGATTTGGAAGTACAACAAAATAA
- a CDS encoding nucleoside phosphorylase: MKTVFYRNELLDRAFINPSDAVDPIPGFPKICVSTYSRKIIEKFASLDGVQIIAHLYTANGCTPIYKISYRGREIAFYMSLVGAPACVCGFEEAAAMGAEKFVFFGCCGVLDDKAVENRLIVPTGAVRDEGTSYHYLLPSEEIQPDSHSTDILKSCMEKCGYPYVCGRIWTTDSIYRETPQEIAAWRDSGCIGVEMEYSALLAAARFRGLPLIQFFYGADNLDCPTWQPRDLTDWGLNGAEKYMALAFECGLAM; encoded by the coding sequence ATGAAAACAGTATTTTACAGAAATGAACTTTTGGACCGGGCCTTTATAAACCCTTCAGATGCAGTAGACCCTATACCCGGTTTTCCCAAAATTTGTGTATCCACATATTCACGGAAGATCATCGAGAAATTCGCCTCCCTTGACGGTGTGCAGATCATCGCACATCTGTATACCGCCAACGGATGCACACCTATCTATAAAATTTCATATAGGGGCAGGGAGATAGCCTTTTATATGTCCCTGGTAGGCGCCCCCGCATGTGTCTGCGGTTTTGAGGAGGCCGCCGCCATGGGCGCTGAAAAATTTGTATTCTTTGGCTGCTGCGGTGTCCTGGATGACAAGGCTGTGGAAAACCGGCTTATCGTCCCCACCGGAGCCGTACGGGATGAGGGAACCAGTTACCACTATCTCCTGCCCTCAGAAGAAATACAGCCTGACAGCCACTCCACAGATATATTGAAGTCATGCATGGAAAAGTGCGGATATCCCTATGTCTGCGGCAGGATTTGGACAACAGACAGTATATACCGGGAAACACCTCAGGAAATCGCCGCCTGGAGAGACAGCGGATGCATCGGCGTGGAAATGGAATACTCTGCCCTTCTGGCAGCGGCAAGGTTCCGCGGTCTACCGCTGATCCAGTTCTTCTACGGGGCTGACAATCTGGACTGTCCCACATGGCAGCCCCGGGATCTGACTGACTGGGGTCTAAATGGCGCTGAAAAATATATGGCCCTGGCCTTTGAATGTGGTTTGGCCATGTAA
- a CDS encoding polyribonucleotide nucleotidyltransferase, translated as MYKSFTMELAGRTLTVDVDRVAKQANGAAFMHYGETTVLSTATASDKPREGIDFFPLSVEYEEKLYAVGKIPGGFNKREGKASEHAILTSRVIDRPMRPLFPKDYRNDVTLNNMVMSVDPECNPEVAAMLGSSIATCISDIPFDGPCAATMIGMINGELVVNPTLAQKDISDLQLTVASTREKVIMIEAGANEIPEDKMIEAIFLAHEVNREIIAFIDKIVAECGKEKHTYESCAVPEELFAAIKEIVTPEAMEEAVFTDDKQTREGNIRAITEKLEEAFAENEEWLALVPDAVYQYQKKTVRKMILKDHKRPDGREIKQIRPLAAETDLIPRVHGSAMFTRGQTQICTITTLAPLSEAQRLDGLDEFETSKRYMHHYNFPSYSVGETKPSRGPGRREIGHGALAERALVPVLPTTEEFPYAIRTVSETFESNGSTSQASICASTMSLMAAGVPIKKPVAGISCGLVTGETDDDYIVLTDIQGLEDFFGDMDFKVAGTHDGITAIQMDIKIHGLTRPIIEEAIATTKEAREYILSEVMEKCIPAPRDHVNEYAPKIIQIQIDPEKIGDVVGQRGKTINAIIDETGVKIDIDDTGAVSVCGTDQKMMDKALHYVKVITTDFVEGQIYTGKVVSIKDFGAFLEFAPGKEGMVHISKIAKERINRVEDVLTLGDKVKVICMGKDKMGRISFSIKDVPKDAQ; from the coding sequence ATGTATAAAAGTTTTACCATGGAACTTGCAGGCAGAACCCTGACCGTTGATGTTGACCGTGTGGCCAAGCAGGCAAACGGCGCGGCATTCATGCATTACGGTGAGACCACCGTTTTATCAACAGCGACTGCTTCTGACAAACCAAGAGAAGGAATTGACTTCTTCCCCTTGAGTGTTGAGTACGAAGAAAAATTATACGCAGTCGGTAAGATTCCGGGAGGATTTAACAAAAGAGAGGGAAAAGCAAGTGAACATGCCATCTTGACCTCACGTGTGATCGACCGCCCTATGCGTCCGCTGTTCCCAAAGGATTACAGAAATGATGTAACTCTGAACAATATGGTAATGTCTGTAGACCCTGAGTGTAACCCTGAAGTTGCTGCCATGCTGGGGTCCTCTATTGCAACCTGTATCTCTGACATCCCTTTTGACGGCCCGTGTGCGGCAACCATGATCGGAATGATCAATGGAGAGCTGGTGGTGAACCCCACACTTGCTCAGAAGGACATCTCAGACCTGCAGCTTACAGTTGCATCTACAAGAGAAAAAGTTATCATGATCGAAGCCGGAGCCAATGAAATTCCGGAGGACAAGATGATCGAGGCAATTTTCCTGGCTCATGAAGTGAACCGTGAGATTATTGCATTTATTGATAAGATCGTGGCAGAGTGCGGAAAAGAAAAACACACTTACGAGAGCTGTGCAGTTCCGGAAGAGCTGTTTGCTGCGATCAAGGAGATCGTGACACCGGAAGCCATGGAAGAAGCTGTATTTACAGATGACAAGCAGACCAGAGAGGGCAACATCCGTGCCATTACAGAGAAGCTGGAAGAGGCTTTTGCTGAGAACGAAGAGTGGCTGGCCCTGGTTCCAGATGCTGTTTACCAGTATCAGAAAAAGACAGTCCGCAAGATGATCCTGAAAGACCATAAGCGTCCGGATGGCCGTGAGATCAAACAGATCCGTCCTCTGGCAGCAGAGACAGACCTGATTCCGCGCGTACACGGTTCCGCCATGTTTACTCGTGGACAGACTCAGATTTGTACCATCACAACACTGGCTCCTCTTTCCGAGGCCCAGAGACTGGACGGACTGGACGAATTTGAGACAAGCAAACGCTATATGCACCATTATAATTTCCCGTCCTACTCTGTAGGTGAGACGAAGCCTTCCAGAGGACCGGGACGCCGTGAGATCGGCCATGGTGCACTGGCAGAGCGTGCGCTGGTTCCTGTACTCCCCACAACAGAGGAGTTCCCGTATGCGATCCGTACCGTATCAGAGACTTTCGAGTCCAATGGTTCTACCTCACAGGCAAGTATCTGTGCATCCACCATGTCCCTGATGGCAGCAGGTGTTCCTATTAAGAAACCGGTAGCTGGTATCTCCTGTGGTCTGGTGACAGGTGAAACAGATGATGATTATATTGTACTGACAGATATCCAGGGTCTTGAAGACTTCTTCGGAGATATGGACTTTAAGGTGGCCGGTACACATGACGGTATCACTGCTATCCAGATGGATATTAAGATCCACGGACTGACAAGGCCTATCATTGAGGAAGCCATTGCCACAACAAAAGAAGCCAGAGAGTACATCCTGTCAGAAGTTATGGAGAAATGTATTCCAGCTCCCAGAGATCATGTGAATGAGTACGCACCGAAGATCATCCAGATCCAGATCGATCCGGAGAAGATTGGTGACGTGGTAGGCCAGAGAGGAAAAACCATCAATGCCATTATCGACGAGACAGGTGTTAAGATCGATATAGATGACACAGGTGCAGTTTCTGTCTGCGGCACAGATCAGAAGATGATGGATAAGGCTCTTCATTATGTGAAAGTGATCACTACTGATTTTGTGGAAGGCCAGATTTACACAGGCAAGGTTGTGAGCATCAAAGATTTCGGTGCATTCTTAGAATTTGCTCCCGGCAAAGAAGGTATGGTTCATATCTCTAAAATTGCCAAAGAGAGGATCAACCGTGTTGAGGATGTCCTGACACTTGGCGACAAGGTAAAGGTAATCTGCATGGGCAAGGACAAGATGGGAAGGATCAGCTTCAGCATCAAGGACGTGCCGAAGGACGCACAGTAA
- the nrdG gene encoding anaerobic ribonucleoside-triphosphate reductase activating protein, translating to MRYHNITKDDMLNGDGLRVVLWVSGCSHCCKDCQNPITWDPQSGLVFDEAAKEELFEQLGKSYISGITFSGGDPLYFQNVPEVTALAKEIKEKYPAKTIWLYTGYLWEELQGKEILRYLDVLVDGRFDTEKKDIALKWKGSSNQRVIDVQKSLEEGSVVLHE from the coding sequence ATGAGGTATCACAATATCACAAAAGATGACATGCTGAACGGGGACGGACTGAGGGTGGTTTTATGGGTATCCGGTTGTTCCCATTGCTGTAAAGACTGTCAAAATCCCATTACCTGGGACCCCCAAAGCGGTCTTGTCTTTGATGAGGCGGCAAAAGAAGAGCTTTTTGAACAATTGGGTAAAAGCTACATATCCGGAATCACATTTTCCGGGGGAGATCCCCTTTATTTTCAAAATGTGCCGGAAGTGACAGCACTTGCAAAAGAGATCAAGGAAAAATATCCGGCCAAGACCATATGGCTTTATACCGGATATCTGTGGGAGGAGCTTCAGGGAAAAGAGATACTCAGGTACCTGGACGTGCTGGTAGACGGCAGATTCGACACAGAGAAGAAAGACATTGCCCTAAAATGGAAGGGAAGCTCCAATCAGAGGGTGATCGACGTACAGAAATCCCTGGAGGAGGGCAGCGTGGTGCTGCATGAGTAA